A genomic stretch from Ovis canadensis isolate MfBH-ARS-UI-01 breed Bighorn chromosome 5, ARS-UI_OviCan_v2, whole genome shotgun sequence includes:
- the DENND1C gene encoding DENN domain-containing protein 1C: MGSTAEGDPPALFDWFFEAAYPASLQEDPPILRQFPPDFQDQESMQMVPKFCFPFDVEREPPSTAVQHFTFTLTDLTGARRFGFCRLRAGALSCLCILSHLPWFEVFYKLLNTVGDLLAQDQVSEVDELLLNLLQQPLPGTQASVGLDLGSGVRIASAQGLQSPVPGKNTSLSCFVAPDSGRLPSIPENRNLTELVVAVTDENILGLFAALLAERRVLLTSSKLSTLTSCVHASCALLYPMRWEHVLIPTLPPHLLDYCCAPMPYLIGVHASLAERVREKALEDVVMMNVDSNTLETPFDDLQALPPDVVSLLRLRLRKVALAPGEGVSRLFLKAQALLFGGYRDALVCSPGQPVTFSEEAFLAQKPGAPLQAFHRRAVHLQLFKQFIEGRLEKLNTGEGFSDLFEQEITCSGASSGTLRSYQLWADNLKKGGGALLHSVKAKTQPAVRNMYRSAKSGLKGVQSLLMYKEGDSGLQRGGSLRAPSLTSRSDRLQQRLPITQHFGQNRPLRPRSRPSRRLRLEEKPSESLEERTPSLSPEDAQDPWAEEALDGSFLGSGEELDLLSEILDSLSTRATRTGSLRPSQSLDCCHREDLDSCLSLPDIPGRSSWQADDDKPPEPQPLSLLPLHTPQPSDATSSGKHPTCQLPSEASPEIESLSQSLTASAGPSSKGDPGSSPTEPQPLCFSPPHEATEDPTAQEEPCSQLLAAPSQPSPPESPRPEPNLGVTWTSQALDSFSDLGSSENPGALPSEGLPAVHLQPLEEPEAPRSSASPASNWQEPQARSGPRVAELKKCFEG, encoded by the exons ATGGGATCCACAGCCGA AGGGGATCCCCCTGCCCTGTTTGACTGGTTCTTCGAAGCAGCCTACCCTGCCTCCCTGCAGGAAG ATCCCCCCATCCTGCGGCAGTTCCCCCCAGACTTCCAGGACCAG GAGTCTATGCAGATGGTGCCTAAATTCTGCTTCCCTTTTGATGTGGAAAG GGAGCCCCCCAGCACCGCGGTACAGCATTTCACCTTCACGCTCACGGATCTGACCGGCGCCCGCAGGTTTGGTTTCTGCCGCCTGCGGGCTGGTGCTCTCAGCTGTCTCTGCATCCTCAG CCACCTGCCTTGGTTTGAGGTATTCTACAAGCTGCTGAACACAGTGGGGGACCTCCTGGCTCAAGACCAA GTCTCAGAGGTGGACGAACTTCTTCTAAATCTGCTGCAGCAGCCCCTTCCTGGGACCCAGGCTTCAGTAGGTCTGGACCTG GGCAGTGGAGTGAGGATTGCCAGTGCACAAGGCCTGcagtcccctgtccctgggaagaACACGTCG CTTTCCTGCTTCGTGGCTCCCGACTCTGGCCGCCTGCCATCCATTCCTGAGAAC AGGAACCTAACGGAGCTGGTGGTGGCGGTGACCGACGAGAACATCCTGGGACTGTTCGCCGCCCTCCTGGCAGAGCGAAGGGTGCTGCTCACGTCCAGCAAACTGAGCACA CTGACCTCCTGTGTCCACGCGTCCTGTGCTCTCCTGTATCCCATGCGCTGGGAGCACGTGCTGATCCCCACGCTGCCGCCGCATTTACTGGACTACTGCTg CGCGCCTATGCCCTACCTCATCGGAGTGCACGCCAGTCTCGCTGAG AGAGTGCGGGAGAAAGCCCTGGAGGATGTCGTGATGATGAACGTGGACTCCAATACCTTGGAGACACCGTTCGACGACTTGCAGGCGCTGCCCCCAGACGTG GTGTCTCTACTGAGGCTGCGGCTAAGGAAGGTCGCGCTGGCCCCTGGGGAAGGGGTGTCCCGTCTCTTCCTCAAAGCTCAGGCCCTGCTCTTCGGAGGGTACCGCGATGCGCTCGTCTGCAGCCCG GGCCAGCCTGTCACCTTCAGTGAAGAAGCCTTCTTGGCCCAGAAACCCGGGGCGCCGCTGCAGGCCTTCCACCGGCGGGCTGTGCACCTGCAGCTGTTCAAACAG TTCATCGAAGGCCGACTGGAGAAGCTAAACACGGGTGAAGGCTTCTCAGACCTCTTTGAGCAGGAGATCACTTGTAGTGGGGCCTCCTCAG GGACACTCCGATCCTACCAGCTTTGGGCAGACAACCTGAAG AAAGGTGGTGGTGCCCTTCTGCACTCCGTCAAGGCCAAGACCCAACCAGCTGTCAGGAACATGTACCGCTCG GCAAAGAGCGGCTTGAAgggtgtgcagagtcttctcATGTACAAG GAAGGGGACTCTGGCCTGCAGAGGGGGGGCTCCTTGAGGGCCCCTTCCCTCACCAGCCGCTCAGATCGTCTGCAGCAGCGCCTGCCTATCACCCAGCACTTTGGACAG AACCGGCCCCTTCGCCCTAGGAGTCGCCccagcaggagactcaggctggAAGAGAAGCCCTCTGAGTCCCTGGAAGAGAG GACACCCTCCCTGAGCCCAGAGGATGCTCAGGACCCGTGGGCAGAGGAAGCGCTGGATGGCAGCTTCCTGGGGTCTGGAGAAGAACTGGATTTGCTAAGTGAGATATTGGATAGCCTGAGCACGAGAGCCACGCGGACTGGTAGCCTGCGGCCCAGCCAGAGTTTAGACTGCTGCCACAGAGAGGACTTGGACAGCTGCCTCAGCCTG cctgACATACCCGGAAGATCGAGTTGGCAAGCAGATGACGACAAACCTCCAGAGCCCCAGCCCCTGTCCCTGCTGCCTCTGCACACCCCTCAGCCTTCGGATGCCACAAGCTCCGGGAAGCACCCCACTTGCCAACTGCCTTCAGAGGCCAGCCCAGAAATCGAGTCTCTGTCCCAGTCTTTGACAGCTTCTGCAGGCCCCAGCAGCAAAGGGGACCCTGGATCCTCTCCCACCGAGCCCCAGCCTCTCTGCTTCTCCCCTCCCCATGAagcaactgaagatcccacagcccaggaggagccctgctcccagcTCTTGGCAGCACCCAGCCAGCCCAGCCCTCCAGAAAGCCCCCGACCTGAGCCCAACTTGGGTGTTACCTGGACATCCCAAGCCCTTGATTCTTTCTCGGATCTGGGTTCCTCAGAGAACCCCGGAGCCCTGCCTTCAGAGGGCCTGCCCGCAGTTCACCTCCAGCCCCTCGAGGAGCCAGAAGCCCCCAGGTCCTCAGCTTCACCTGCAAGCAACTGGCAGGAGCCCCAGGCCAGGAGTGGGCCCAGAGTCGCTGAGCTTAAAAAGTGTTTTGAAGGTTAA
- the TUBB4A gene encoding tubulin beta-4A chain: MREIVHLQAGQCGNQIGAKFWEVISDEHGIDPTGTYHGDSDLQLERINVYYNEATGGNYVPRAVLVDLEPGTMDSVRSGPFGQIFRPDNFVFGQSGAGNNWAKGHYTEGAELVDAVLDVVRKEAESCDCLQGFQLTHSLGGGTGSGMGTLLISKIREEFPDRIMNTFSVVPSPKVSDTVVEPYNATLSVHQLVENTDETYCIDNEALYDICFRTLKLTTPTYGDLNHLVSATMSGVTTCLRFPGQLNADLRKLAVNMVPFPRLHFFMPGFAPLTSRGSQQYRALTVPELTQQMFDAKNMMAACDPRHGRYLTVAAVFRGRMSMKEVDEQMLSVQSKNSSYFVEWIPNNVKTAVCDIPPRGLKMAATFIGNSTAIQELFKRISEQFTAMFRRKAFLHWYTGEGMDEMEFTEAESNMNDLVSEYQQYQDATAEEGEFEEEAEEEVA; encoded by the exons ATGCGGGAGATTGTGCACCTGCAGGCCGGCCAGTGCGGCAACCAGATCGGAGCCAAG TTTTGGGAGGTGATCAGTGATGAGCATGGCATTGATCCCACGGGCACATACCACGGGGACAGTGACCTCCAGCTGGAGAGAATCAACGTGTACTACAATGAGGCCACTG gaggaaattaCGTGCCCAGAGCTGTCCTGGTGGACCTTGAGCCAGGCACCATGGACTCTGTCCGCTCTGGGCCCTTCGGCCAGATCTTTCGTCCTGACAATTTTGTGTTTG gccaGTCTGGAGCCGGCAACAACTGGGCCAAAGGCCACTACACAGAGGGCGCTGAACTGGTGGACGCCGTCCTGGACGTGGTTCGGAAGGAGGCTGAGAGCTGTGACTGTCTGCAGGGCTTCCAGCTGACCCACTCGCTGGGTGGGGGTACAGGGTCTGGAATGGGGACCCTCCTCATCAGCAAGATCCGCGAAGAGTTCCCCGACCGCATCATGAACACCTTCAGCGTGGTGCCCTCACCCAAGGTGTCGGACACGGTGGTGGAGCCCTACAACGCCACCCTGTCCGTGCACCAGCTGGTGGAGAACACGGACGAGACCTACTGCATCGACAATGAAGCGCTGTATGACATCTGCTTCCGCACCCTGAAACTGACCACCCCCACCTACGGGGACCTCAACCACCTGGTGTCGGCCACCATGAGCGGGGTCACCACCTGCCTGCGCTTCCCGGGCCAGCTCAACGCCGACCTGCGCAAGCTGGCTGTGAACATGGTGCCCTTCCCACGCCTGCACTTCTTCATGCCTGGCTTCGCCCCACTGACCAGCCGGGGCAGCCAGCAGTACAGGGCACTGACCGTCCCTGAGCTGACCCAGCAGATGTTCGATGCCAAGAACATGATGGCCGCGTGCGACCCACGCCACGGCCGCTACCTGACCGTGGCCGCCGTCTTCCGGGGCCGCATGTCCATGAAGGAGGTGGATGAGCAGATGCTGAGCGTGCAGAGCAAGAACAGCAGCTACTTCGTGGAGTGGATCCCCAACAACGTGAAGACGGCCGTGTGTGACATCCCACCCCGCGGGCTGAAGATGGCTGCCACCTTCATTGGCAACAGCACGGCCATCCAGGAGCTGTTCAAGCGCATCTCGGAGCAGTTCACTGCCATGTTCCGGCGCAAGGCCTTCCTGCACTGGTACACGGGCGAGGGCATGGACGAGATGGAGTTCACTGAGGCCGAGAGCAACATGAATGACCTGGTGTCCGAGTACCAGCAGTACCAGGACGCCACGGCCGAGGAGGGCGAGTTtgaggaggaggctgaggaggaggTAGCTTAG
- the LOC138440233 gene encoding phospholipid phosphatase 3-like, which produces MEMEGSHLPNQALSRRMTTRESPKVCNRQHGDVSPRRTLFNSDMTLTRGTLRKAINLPYTILALPELVVRYQCLWPGDPRRTPLFHPLPHFWTAKLLVALDLFCLMLVSLPIVLSETGLLEPHIQGFFCNDTTIQYPRMAHYIIEDSALMKMSFFISIFTISLGELIRVRGLQLSSPAFLSSAYTAMIYKQLGTFIFGGLASFSLTSITKITTGQLRPHFLATCLPDPTSFDCENGYITNYSCTGHPEDVLDARMSFYSENASLGMYCMVYLVLYIQAGSWGQKIWLLRPTVQLLFLSLALLTGYIRVLDHWHHPCDAFFGFFQGALMAFWVVFYISGNAKSQDHLCSVCHVPPHFPSLYSSPADPQGTRGMP; this is translated from the exons ATGGAGATGGAAGGGTCCCACCTGCCCAACCAGGCTCTCAGCCGGAgaatgaccaccagggaatcgCCCAAGGTCTGCAATCGCCAGCACGGAGACGTCTCTCCCAGGAGGACTCTCTTCAACTCCGATATGACTTTGACCCGCGGGACCCTGAGAAAG GCAATCAACTTACCATATACCATCTTGGCCTTGCCTGAGTTGGTGGTCCGATACCAGTGCCTGTGGCCTGGAGACCCGCGCAGGACACCCCTGTTCCATCCGCTGCCACACTTCTGGACTGCCAAGCTGTTGGTGGCTTTGGACTTATTCTGTCTTATGCTGG TCAGCCTCCCCATTGTGCTGAGTGAGACCGGTTTGCTGGAACCCCACATCCAGGGCTTCTTTTGCAATGACACCACCATCCAATACCCCCGGATGGCCCATTACATCATCGAAGACTCGGCACTCATGAAGATGAGCTTCTTCATCTCCATCTTCACG ATCAGCCTGGGAGAGCTGATTCGGGTCAGGGGCCTGCAGCTGAGCTCGCCAGCCTTCCTGAGCAGCGCTTACACGGCCATGATCTACAAGCAGCTGGGCACCTTCATCTTTGGTGGCCTGGCCAGCTTCTCCCTGACCAGTATCACCAAGATAACCACAGGTCAACTGCGGCCCCACTTCCTGGCCACGTGCCTGCCTGATCCAACCTCCTTCGACTGTGAGAACGGCTATATCACCAACTACAGCTGCACAGGGCATCCTGAAGATGTCCTCGATGCCAG GATGTCCTTCTATTCTGAGAACGCCTCCTTGGGGATGTACTGCATGGTGTATCTGGTG CTCTACATACAGGCCGGCTCCTGGGGACAGAAAATCTGGCTCTTACGGCCCACCGTCCAGCTCCTTTTCTTGTCCCTGGCTCTGCTGACTGGCTACATCCGGGTCTTGGACCATTGGCACCACCCCTGCGATGCTTTTTTCGGCTTCTTTCAGGGAGCTTTGATGGCTTTCTGGGTA GTTTTCTACATCTCAGGCAATGCCAAGTCCCAGGACCACCTATGCTCTGTGTGCCACGttcctccccacttcccctctCTGTATTCCTCCCCCGCGGACCCTCAGGGAACCCGAGGCATGCCCTga
- the CRB3 gene encoding protein crumbs homolog 3 yields MASPSLESLLALGLPLLLARWGRVGGQALSTTSTSVNTTTTTSGPSPGSNGALSQEAVTAIIVVFSLLAALLLAVGLAVLVRKLREKRQTEGTYRPSSEEQFSHAAEARAPQDSKETVRGCLPI; encoded by the exons ATGGCGAGCCCGAGCCTGGAGTCGCTCCTGGCGCTCGGCCTGCCACTGCTGCTGGCCCGCTGGGGCCGGGTCGGCGGGCAAG CACTTTCTACGACCTCTACAAGTGTGAACACCACCACTACGACCTCTGGCCCCAGCCCTGGTTCCAATGGAGCCCTG TCACAGGAGGCCGTCACCGCCATCATCGTGGTTTTCTCCCTCTTGGCTGCCCTGCTCCTGGCTGTGGGTCTGGCTGTGCTGGTGCGGAAGCTACGGGAGAAGAGGCAAACGGAGGGCACCTACCGGCCCAGCAGCGAGGAGCAG ttCTCCCACGCAGCTGAGGCCCGGGCTCCCCAGGACTCCAAGGAGACGGTGCGGGGCTGCCTGCCCATCTAG